Proteins encoded within one genomic window of Actinoplanes octamycinicus:
- a CDS encoding class I SAM-dependent methyltransferase: MWHGEFQDPRLAEVYDAECPWGWDDDFFMAVLAERSAHRVADVGCGTGRLAIAMAAAGHQVTAVDPAAAALAAARRKAGGDRVRWLCGSVEQLPARSYDAAFMTSHVAQSFVDDEEWDAVLRGLRRALVPEGRLVFDSQDPAERPWQLWNPEDSWRTVVLGDGTAVEAWSEAEETAEGIVHVTQRYEFADGRSLANSATLRFRTEPELRDSLREAGFRVDRIYGGWGREPVGLSGDGEFIVIAVATPRLMS; encoded by the coding sequence GTGTGGCATGGCGAGTTCCAGGATCCGCGCCTGGCCGAGGTCTACGACGCCGAGTGTCCCTGGGGCTGGGACGACGACTTCTTCATGGCCGTGCTCGCCGAGCGGTCCGCGCACCGGGTGGCCGACGTGGGCTGTGGCACCGGCCGGCTGGCCATCGCGATGGCCGCGGCCGGGCACCAGGTCACCGCGGTCGACCCGGCGGCCGCCGCGCTCGCCGCGGCCCGGCGCAAGGCGGGCGGCGACCGGGTCCGCTGGCTGTGCGGCTCGGTCGAGCAGCTGCCCGCCCGGTCCTACGACGCCGCGTTCATGACCAGCCACGTGGCCCAGTCCTTCGTGGACGACGAGGAGTGGGACGCGGTGCTGCGCGGGCTGCGCCGGGCGCTGGTCCCGGAGGGGCGGCTGGTCTTCGACAGCCAGGACCCGGCCGAGCGGCCGTGGCAGCTGTGGAACCCGGAGGACTCGTGGCGCACCGTGGTGCTCGGCGACGGCACCGCGGTGGAGGCGTGGAGCGAGGCCGAGGAGACCGCTGAGGGCATCGTGCACGTCACGCAGCGTTACGAGTTCGCCGACGGGCGGAGCCTGGCGAACTCGGCAACGCTGCGTTTCCGTACCGAGCCGGAGCTGCGTGACTCGCTGCGCGAGGCGGGCTTCCGGGTGGACCGGATCTACGGCGGCTGGGGACGGGAGCCGGTCGGGCTCAGCGGCGACGGCGAGTTCATCGTGATCGCCGTGGCGACGCCCCGGTTGATGTCGTGA
- a CDS encoding succinate dehydrogenase cytochrome b subunit yields MVRPSSVTLKIIMAVSGILLVLFLFVHMAGNLKIFLGATDFDHYAHWLRSIGTPLLPDTWYLWIQRAVLTLAVLAHIYTAAVLTARARKARPVKYAHRPKVQGSYAARTMRWGGVIVLLFVIYHILDLTTGNLNPNGDKAHPYMNVVADFAPERWYVTLFYTLAIVAVGFHLAHGIFSAARTLGQQTMKGQRRAKYIAIALSLVLVVGYLSVPFAVLTGLVD; encoded by the coding sequence GTGGTCCGGCCCTCGTCGGTCACCCTGAAGATCATCATGGCGGTCAGCGGCATCCTGCTGGTGCTCTTCCTTTTCGTGCACATGGCCGGCAACCTCAAGATCTTCTTGGGCGCGACCGACTTCGACCACTACGCGCACTGGCTGCGCTCGATCGGCACGCCCCTGCTGCCGGACACCTGGTACCTGTGGATCCAGCGTGCCGTGCTGACCCTCGCGGTGCTGGCGCACATCTACACCGCGGCCGTGCTGACCGCTCGCGCCCGCAAGGCCCGCCCGGTCAAGTACGCGCACCGGCCGAAGGTCCAGGGCAGTTACGCCGCCCGCACGATGCGCTGGGGCGGCGTGATCGTCCTGCTCTTCGTCATTTACCACATCCTGGACCTGACCACCGGGAACCTGAACCCCAACGGGGACAAGGCGCACCCGTACATGAACGTGGTCGCCGACTTCGCGCCCGAGCGCTGGTACGTGACCCTCTTCTACACGCTGGCGATCGTGGCCGTCGGGTTCCACCTGGCGCACGGCATCTTCAGCGCGGCCCGGACGCTGGGCCAGCAGACCATGAAGGGCCAGCGCCGGGCGAAGTACATCGCGATCGCGCTGTCGCTCGTGCTGGTCGTGGGGTACCTCTCGGTGCCGTTCGCGGTGCTGACCGGATTGGTGGACTGA
- a CDS encoding LysR family transcriptional regulator, producing MTVQLQQLRYFLAVVETRHFTQAADILGVSQPTLSKQIHTLEASLGAPLFERMRGAVTLTVAGETLLPMAQRIVADADAARDAVQDIVGLRRGEVRLGATPSLCSSLVPAVLRTFRADHPGVTLHVSEGSSQDLIGGLLAHTLDLALIVQPEQGVDPALDATEVLRESLVVASVADGPPPTVGRQLELTELRHTPMVMFREGYDIREVTLHACERAGFTPKFAVEGGEMDAVLAFVEAGLGVALVPSMVLANRPLLRATPLAPPGMRRTIALAQRRAAVLPHAAAALREVVLEHIGSGRLPYGVRAL from the coding sequence ATTACCGTGCAGCTTCAACAACTCCGGTACTTCCTGGCGGTGGTAGAAACCCGGCATTTCACCCAGGCGGCGGACATTCTCGGCGTCTCGCAACCTACGTTGAGTAAGCAGATTCACACCCTCGAGGCGTCGCTGGGCGCCCCGCTCTTCGAGCGGATGCGCGGCGCGGTGACCCTCACCGTGGCCGGCGAGACCCTGCTGCCGATGGCCCAGCGGATCGTCGCCGACGCGGACGCGGCCCGCGACGCGGTCCAGGACATCGTCGGGCTGCGCCGCGGCGAGGTGCGCCTGGGCGCCACCCCGAGCCTCTGCTCCTCGCTGGTCCCGGCCGTGCTGCGCACCTTCCGGGCCGACCACCCCGGGGTGACCCTGCACGTCAGCGAGGGCAGCTCGCAGGACCTGATCGGCGGCCTGCTGGCGCACACCCTGGACCTGGCCTTGATCGTGCAGCCCGAGCAGGGCGTCGACCCGGCGCTGGACGCCACCGAGGTGCTCCGGGAGAGCCTGGTGGTGGCGTCGGTGGCGGACGGGCCGCCGCCGACCGTGGGCCGGCAGCTGGAGCTGACCGAGCTGCGGCACACCCCGATGGTGATGTTCCGGGAGGGCTACGACATCCGCGAGGTCACCCTGCACGCCTGCGAGCGGGCCGGCTTCACCCCGAAGTTCGCGGTCGAGGGTGGCGAGATGGACGCGGTGCTGGCCTTCGTCGAGGCCGGCCTCGGGGTCGCGCTGGTGCCCAGCATGGTGCTGGCGAACCGGCCGCTGCTGCGGGCCACGCCGCTGGCGCCGCCGGGCATGCGCCGGACCATCGCGCTCGCCCAGCGCCGGGCGGCGGTGCTGCCGCACGCGGCCGCGGCGCTGCGAGAGGTGGTGCTGGAGCACATCGGGTCGGGCCGGCTGCCGTACGGAGTACGCGCTCTCTGA
- a CDS encoding phytoene desaturase family protein yields the protein MSEIVVIGAGVGGLAAAIRLAEAGHRVTVHERSGEVGGKLATYQRDGFRFDTGPSLLTLPQVFTDLGLGLRPEPLDPVVRHFFPDGTVLDSAADHQVFLNRIAATLGSDAARDWARFWRRAERIWHASWESVLQRPISAGSLARLSWRLPDLAAIAPGRSLRALGRRYLRDPRLRTLLDRYATYTGADPRRAPAALAAIPYAELTYGGWYLSGGLGTLAEALRARCDQLGVRLELDSVVTGIDAGRRVRGVRLAGGRTVPADVVVSNVDAATLYRDLLPTPGRLAGLADRSLAGFVLLLGVRGETPELAHHNVFFPRDYDAEFDAVFGGPGRRARPAGDPTVFVTRAADPTVHPAGHEAWFVLVNAARQGTDWSAVDWRRPGLAAAYRDRVLEVLAERGCDVRERVVFAETRTPADLAVATAAPGGVIYGTAGGLLRPANRAPVDGLFLVGGSTHPGGGLPMVTLSAKIVAEQIGPARR from the coding sequence ATGAGTGAGATCGTGGTGATCGGCGCCGGCGTCGGCGGCCTGGCCGCGGCCATCCGGCTGGCCGAGGCCGGCCACCGGGTCACCGTCCACGAGCGGTCCGGCGAGGTCGGCGGCAAACTCGCCACCTACCAGCGGGACGGCTTCCGCTTCGACACCGGCCCGAGCCTGCTCACCCTGCCGCAGGTCTTCACCGACCTCGGTCTCGGCCTGCGCCCGGAGCCGCTGGACCCGGTGGTCCGGCACTTCTTCCCGGACGGCACGGTCCTCGACTCCGCCGCCGACCACCAGGTCTTCCTGAACCGGATCGCGGCGACGCTGGGCAGCGACGCCGCCCGGGACTGGGCCCGCTTCTGGCGCCGCGCCGAGCGGATCTGGCACGCCTCCTGGGAGTCGGTCCTGCAGCGGCCGATCAGCGCCGGGTCGCTGGCCCGGCTCTCCTGGCGGCTGCCCGATCTGGCGGCGATCGCCCCGGGCCGGTCGCTGCGCGCGCTGGGCCGGCGCTACCTGCGCGACCCGCGGCTGCGGACGCTGCTGGACCGCTACGCCACCTACACCGGCGCCGATCCGCGCCGCGCGCCTGCGGCGCTCGCCGCCATCCCCTACGCCGAGCTCACCTACGGTGGCTGGTACCTGTCGGGTGGTCTCGGCACCCTCGCCGAGGCGCTGCGCGCTCGATGCGATCAATTAGGGGTACGCCTGGAGCTGGACTCCGTGGTGACCGGGATCGACGCCGGCCGCCGCGTCCGCGGTGTCCGCCTGGCGGGGGGCCGCACCGTCCCGGCCGACGTCGTGGTGTCCAACGTGGACGCCGCCACGCTCTACCGCGACCTGCTGCCCACCCCGGGCCGGCTGGCCGGGCTCGCCGACCGCAGCCTCGCCGGGTTCGTGCTGCTGCTCGGCGTCCGCGGCGAGACCCCGGAGCTGGCCCACCACAACGTGTTCTTCCCGCGCGACTACGACGCCGAGTTCGACGCGGTCTTCGGCGGCCCGGGGCGGCGTGCCCGGCCGGCCGGCGACCCCACCGTGTTCGTCACCCGGGCCGCCGATCCCACCGTCCACCCGGCCGGCCACGAGGCGTGGTTCGTGCTGGTCAACGCGGCCCGCCAGGGCACCGACTGGTCCGCGGTGGACTGGCGGCGTCCGGGGCTGGCCGCGGCGTACCGGGACCGGGTGCTCGAGGTGCTGGCCGAGCGCGGATGCGACGTACGGGAAAGGGTGGTTTTCGCGGAGACCCGGACCCCGGCGGACCTGGCCGTGGCGACTGCCGCGCCCGGCGGGGTCATCTACGGCACCGCGGGCGGCCTGCTGCGCCCGGCGAACCGCGCCCCGGTCGACGGCCTGTTCCTGGTCGGCGGCTCCACGCACCCGGGCGGCGGCCTCCCGATGGTCACCCTCTCCGCCAAGATCGTGGCCGAGCAGATCGGTCCGGCCCGGCGCTAG
- a CDS encoding fumarate reductase/succinate dehydrogenase flavoprotein subunit, producing MSETDFWKEGDPVVDKAAPDGPIETRWERRKFAAKLVNPANRRKLTVIVVGTGLAGGSAAATLAEQGYRVKSYCYQDSPRRAHSIAAQGGINAAKNYRNDGDSIYRLFYDTVKGGDFRARESNVYRLAQESVNIIDQAVAQGVPFAREYGGLLDNRSFGGTQVSRTFYARGQTGQQLLLGAYQALERQIGLGNVEMNARHEMLELIIIDGKARGIVVRDMITGEISTELADAVVLASGGYGNVFFLSTNAKGCNVTATWRAHRKGALFANPCYTQIHPTCIPESGSHQSKLTLMSESLRNDGRVWVPKAQKDTRRPADIPEDERDYYLERIYPSFGNLVPRDIASRAAKNVCDEGRGVGPGGLGVYLDFADAISRLGRKAVEAKYGNLFEMYQRITGEDPYETPMRIYPAVHYTMGGLWVDYDLQSTIPGLFVVGEANFSDHGANRLGASALMQGLADGYFVLPNTINNYLAAGPFKKVSAADAEVVEARKEVEDRIAKFLSIDGDRTVDSFHRELGHIMWEYCGMERTEEGLTKAIGLIRALKEEFWTRVKVPGKGEELNQNLEKAGRVADFIELGELMCIDALHRRESCGGHFRAESQTPDGEALRHDDEFGYAAAWEYFGADGKPTLHKEELVFEYVHPSTRSYK from the coding sequence ATGTCTGAGACGGATTTCTGGAAAGAGGGCGACCCGGTCGTCGACAAGGCCGCGCCGGACGGGCCGATCGAGACTCGCTGGGAGCGCCGCAAGTTCGCCGCCAAGCTGGTCAACCCGGCCAACCGCCGCAAGCTCACGGTGATCGTGGTGGGCACCGGCCTGGCCGGCGGCTCCGCGGCCGCGACGCTCGCCGAGCAGGGCTACCGGGTCAAGTCGTACTGCTACCAGGACAGCCCGCGCCGCGCGCACTCGATCGCCGCGCAGGGTGGCATCAACGCCGCCAAGAACTACCGCAACGACGGCGACTCGATCTACCGGCTGTTCTACGACACGGTCAAGGGCGGCGACTTCCGCGCCCGTGAGTCCAACGTGTACCGGCTGGCCCAGGAGTCGGTGAACATCATCGACCAGGCCGTGGCGCAGGGCGTTCCGTTCGCCCGGGAGTACGGCGGCCTGCTCGACAACCGCTCGTTCGGCGGCACCCAGGTGTCCCGGACCTTCTACGCCCGGGGCCAGACGGGCCAGCAGCTGCTGCTCGGCGCGTACCAGGCCCTGGAGCGGCAGATCGGCCTCGGCAACGTCGAGATGAACGCCCGGCACGAGATGCTCGAGCTGATCATCATCGACGGCAAGGCCCGCGGCATCGTGGTCCGCGACATGATCACCGGCGAGATCAGCACCGAGCTGGCGGACGCCGTGGTGCTCGCCTCCGGCGGTTACGGCAACGTGTTCTTCCTGTCCACCAACGCCAAGGGCTGCAACGTCACGGCGACGTGGCGGGCGCACCGCAAGGGCGCGCTGTTCGCGAACCCCTGCTACACGCAGATCCACCCGACCTGCATCCCGGAGTCCGGCTCGCACCAGTCGAAGCTGACCCTGATGTCCGAGTCGCTGCGCAACGACGGCCGGGTCTGGGTGCCGAAGGCGCAGAAGGACACCCGCCGGCCGGCGGACATCCCGGAGGACGAGCGCGACTACTACCTGGAGCGCATCTACCCGTCGTTCGGCAACCTGGTACCCCGCGACATCGCGTCCCGGGCCGCCAAGAACGTCTGCGACGAGGGTCGCGGCGTCGGCCCCGGCGGGCTCGGCGTCTACCTGGACTTCGCGGACGCGATCAGCCGGCTGGGCCGCAAGGCGGTCGAGGCGAAGTACGGCAACCTCTTCGAGATGTACCAGCGCATCACCGGCGAGGACCCGTACGAGACGCCGATGCGCATCTACCCGGCCGTGCACTACACGATGGGCGGCCTCTGGGTCGACTACGACCTGCAGTCCACCATCCCCGGCCTGTTCGTGGTGGGCGAGGCGAACTTCTCCGACCACGGCGCCAACCGGCTCGGCGCGTCCGCGCTGATGCAGGGCCTGGCGGACGGCTACTTCGTGCTGCCCAACACGATCAACAACTATCTGGCCGCCGGCCCGTTCAAGAAGGTCTCGGCCGCTGACGCCGAGGTCGTCGAGGCGCGCAAGGAGGTCGAGGACCGGATCGCGAAGTTCCTGTCCATCGACGGCGACCGGACCGTGGACTCGTTCCACCGCGAGCTCGGCCACATCATGTGGGAGTACTGCGGCATGGAGCGCACCGAGGAGGGCCTGACCAAGGCGATCGGGCTGATCCGGGCGCTCAAGGAGGAGTTCTGGACCCGGGTGAAGGTGCCCGGCAAGGGCGAGGAGCTCAACCAGAACCTGGAGAAGGCCGGGCGGGTCGCCGACTTCATCGAGCTCGGTGAGCTGATGTGCATCGACGCGCTGCACCGGCGGGAGTCGTGCGGCGGGCACTTCCGGGCCGAGTCGCAGACCCCGGACGGCGAGGCGCTGCGCCACGACGACGAGTTCGGCTACGCC
- a CDS encoding substrate-binding domain-containing protein — MPDNEWPDPRLPFPEPTPSRGRTSLAAAVVVLVLLAAGGLAWRLMSNRAGAPVAEASAPPPASPQQSTRPCPDPRLRVAAAPEIAPVIQQAAAGLNQAGQRCSEVAVQAVEPGAVLTAKPQPDVWVPSSSAWLAVARAQGRNWATAGPPLAWSPLVIAGPEAIGRLFAPGDKTSWAALARDAADDRVPAVRMPDPLLTTTGLLSVYAVHQAIARVTPDAGIATLQALTLRSRLENANADTTDVLAQLTRATDDTAASYEVGVFPATEQQLTAYQKAGNRVRLVGAPPADGVVDADYPYAVRKGAPAELSKRLRAAITSAALTGAGFRAAATDGALTLPADPEALLGPARQWSGYRSVAFQVLLMIDGSGSMNEKITDRSGRSVTKATLLRESGATAAQLFGEDTSLGMWYFGTSGANGPAHVEEVSFGPLNSSAEGKKRRQQLAAKIGSYRPVAKAGTPLYQTVLDGVQEMRGRVKPDTATVVVVLTDGSDGGTRFAMSNPDFMKRLQAGADPARPVPVIAVGFGPGANLPALQSMAKVTGGRAIAATNPADLASGIAQAFVAAHARS, encoded by the coding sequence ATGCCCGACAACGAGTGGCCCGACCCACGCCTGCCGTTCCCGGAGCCGACCCCGAGCCGGGGCCGCACTTCGCTGGCGGCTGCCGTGGTGGTCCTGGTCCTGCTGGCCGCCGGCGGTCTCGCCTGGCGGCTGATGAGCAACCGGGCCGGCGCCCCGGTCGCCGAGGCCAGCGCGCCGCCGCCGGCCTCCCCGCAGCAGTCCACACGGCCCTGCCCGGACCCGCGGCTCCGGGTCGCCGCGGCCCCGGAGATCGCCCCGGTGATCCAGCAGGCGGCGGCCGGCCTCAACCAGGCCGGGCAGCGCTGCTCCGAGGTCGCCGTGCAGGCGGTCGAGCCGGGCGCGGTGCTCACCGCCAAGCCGCAGCCGGACGTCTGGGTGCCGTCCAGCAGCGCCTGGCTGGCCGTGGCCCGGGCGCAGGGCCGCAACTGGGCCACCGCCGGCCCGCCGCTGGCCTGGTCCCCGCTGGTGATCGCCGGGCCGGAGGCGATCGGCCGGCTGTTCGCGCCGGGCGACAAGACCTCCTGGGCCGCGCTGGCGCGGGACGCCGCCGATGACCGGGTGCCGGCCGTCCGGATGCCCGATCCGCTGCTCACCACCACCGGCCTGCTCAGCGTCTACGCCGTGCACCAGGCGATCGCCCGGGTCACACCGGACGCCGGGATCGCCACCCTGCAGGCGCTCACCCTGCGCAGCCGGCTGGAGAACGCGAACGCCGACACCACCGACGTGCTGGCCCAGCTCACCCGGGCCACCGACGACACCGCGGCCAGCTACGAGGTGGGTGTCTTCCCGGCCACCGAGCAGCAGCTCACCGCGTACCAGAAAGCGGGGAACCGGGTCCGGCTGGTCGGCGCGCCGCCGGCCGACGGCGTGGTGGACGCCGACTACCCCTACGCGGTCCGCAAGGGGGCGCCGGCCGAGCTGAGCAAGCGGCTGCGGGCGGCGATCACCTCGGCGGCGCTCACCGGGGCCGGGTTCCGGGCCGCCGCCACCGACGGCGCGCTGACCCTGCCGGCCGACCCGGAGGCGCTGCTCGGCCCGGCCCGGCAGTGGTCCGGGTACCGGTCGGTGGCCTTCCAGGTGCTGCTGATGATCGACGGCTCCGGCTCGATGAACGAGAAGATCACCGACCGGTCCGGGCGCAGCGTCACCAAGGCCACCCTGCTGCGCGAGTCCGGGGCCACCGCGGCCCAGCTGTTCGGCGAGGACACCAGCCTCGGCATGTGGTATTTCGGCACGTCCGGGGCGAACGGCCCGGCGCACGTCGAGGAGGTGTCGTTCGGGCCGCTGAACTCCTCCGCGGAGGGCAAGAAACGCCGGCAGCAGCTGGCCGCGAAGATCGGCTCCTACCGCCCGGTGGCGAAGGCCGGGACCCCGCTCTACCAGACCGTCCTGGACGGGGTGCAGGAGATGCGCGGCCGGGTCAAGCCGGACACCGCGACCGTGGTCGTGGTGCTCACCGACGGCTCGGACGGCGGCACCAGGTTCGCGATGTCCAATCCGGACTTCATGAAGCGGTTGCAGGCCGGCGCGGATCCGGCCCGGCCGGTCCCGGTGATCGCGGTCGGCTTCGGGCCGGGCGCCAACCTGCCCGCGCTGCAGAGCATGGCCAAGGTCACCGGCGGCCGCGCGATCGCCGCGACGAACCCGGCCGACCTGGCCTCCGGCATAGCCCAGGCCTTCGTCGCCGCGCACGCACGGTCCTAG